The following proteins come from a genomic window of Ailuropoda melanoleuca isolate Jingjing chromosome 2, ASM200744v2, whole genome shotgun sequence:
- the TMEM200B gene encoding LOW QUALITY PROTEIN: transmembrane protein 200B (The sequence of the model RefSeq protein was modified relative to this genomic sequence to represent the inferred CDS: inserted 1 base in 1 codon), translating to MTAGSPGDCGEVRRSPEGRVSRLGRRLGRRRRPRSPPEPLRVRARLRLRSPSGXNASAPPLSELRREGRGAGRGHGPHERLRLLGPVVMGVGLFVFICANTLLYENRDLETRRLRQGVLRAQALRPPDGPGWDCALLPSPGPRTPRAIGCTEPESWDLSPRRGTSPVPSVRSLRSEPANPRLGLPALLNSYPLKGPGLPPPWGPRTQTGHVIITVQPSGSCIEHSKSLDLGLGELLLGAPAARDCAHRSWPRLDRLSLGGYAKLEGGGDLGARV from the exons ATGACGGCCGGGAGTCCCGGAGACTGCGGGGAGGTGCGGAGGAGCCCCGAGGGCCGCGTCTCTCGCCTGGGCCGCCGCCTGGGCCGCCGCCGGCGCCCGCGCTCCCCGCCCGAGCCTCTGCGGGTGCGGGCACGGCTGCGGCTGCGCTCGCCGTCGG CCAATGCCAGCGCGCCCCCCCTGAGCGAGCTGCGACGCGAGGGTCGCGGCGCCGGCCGGGGCCACGGCCCGCACGAGCGGCTGCGGCTCCTTGGGCCCGTGGTCATGGGCGTCGGCCTGTTCGTGTTCATCTGCGCCAACACGCTGCTCTACGAGAACCGCGACCTGGAGACGCGACGGCTTCGCCAGGGGGTGCTGCGGGCTCAGGCGCTCCGTCCCCCTGACGGCCCCGGCTGGGACTgcgccctcctccccagccccggaCCCAGGACTCCCCGAGCCATAGGCTGCACGGAGCCAGAAAGTTGGGACCTGTCCCCGCGTCGGGGTACCTCACCCGTCCCATCAGTGCGGAGTCTGCGTTCAGAGCCTGCTAATCCTCGCTTGGGGTTACCTGCCCTGCTCAACAGTTACCCGCTGAAGGGCCCGGGGCTACCCCCACCCTGGGGTCCACGGACCCAGACTGGCCATGTGATTATCACCGTGCAGCCCTCTGGTTCCTGCATTGAACATTCCAAGTCTCTGGATCTGGGTCTCGGGGAGCTCCTGCTTGGGGCCCCAGCAGCTCGAGACTGTGCTCACCGGAGCTGGCCACGGCTGGACCGCCTCAGTCTGGGGGGTTATGCCAAGTTGGAAGGAGGAGGGGACTTGGGAGCCCGGGTTTGA
- the LOC100482223 gene encoding serglycin-like, with translation MRLLLALALLLGLDSSVQGCPVRRAGYQWLGRSPDGNFASCIDEKGLTFSLLPGESNRILPPRTDPASMTRSQNLNGVFPLSESYFGSGSGSGSGSRSGFFTEIEQEYQAVDENNAFYYNFRPLKRNRPSDSRDLGQDGREEDFII, from the coding sequence ATGCGGCTGCTCCTGGCTCTTGCCCTCCTCCTGGGTTTGGATTCTTCAGTGCAAGGTTGTCCTGTGCGGAGAGCCGGGTACCAGTGGCTAGGCCGCAGTCCTGACGGTAATTTTGCAAGCTGCATTGATGAGAAGGGACTGACATTCAGCCTACTTCCCGGTGAATCCAACAGAATCCTTCCTCCAAGGACCGACCCTGCCTCAATGACAAGGTCCCAGAACTTGAATGgtgtcttccctctttctgaGAGCTATTTTGGATCCGGATCTGGCTCTGGATCCGGATCTAGAAGTGGCTTCTTCACTGAAATTGAACAGGAATACCAAGCAGTTGATGAAAACAATGCTTTTTATTACAACTTTAGGCCTCTCAAGAGAAATCGGCCATCGGACAGCCGGGACTTGGGTCAAGATGGACGAGAAGaggattttattatataa
- the LOC117796654 gene encoding basic proline-rich protein-like — MSPSSGRSAERWEARTEPTGLGSERQIGGPNRGGKIKLPRSGRLEIPGGHPRIFPGREAGGRPPPGXAELRARDARQKPELAGPAGGEEGGGRGLLPGASSAAGLRPPAPSSPARGPRASGGVRAPGSGVSRRRAASRGLQVLGAGPCRESTPPPKLSRRPGQGCSQVATFPIRAPRDESSPFPAACPPFRPPPPEASVARVPDGAAPPQHLRPLQFGPPGFSPSRPVA; from the exons ATGTCGCCGTCGTCTGGGCGCTCTGCGGAGAGATGGGAAGCAAGGACTGAACCGACGGGCCTAGGGTCGGAGCGCCAGATTGGGGGCCCAAATCGGGGAGGCAAGATCAAGCTGCCTCGCTCAGGCCGCTTGGAGATCCCTGGCGGCCACCCCCGGATTTTCCCGGGCCGCGAGGCGGGGgggcgccccccccccggggNAGCGGAGCTCCGAGCCAGGGACGCGCGGCAGAAGCCGGAGTTGGCCGGACCCGCGGgcggagaggagggaggggggcgcGGACTGCTACCTGGCGCATCCTCGGCTGCGGGGCTCCGGCCGCCCGCACCTTCTTCGCCAGCCCGCGGACCCCGGGCCTCGGGAGGCGTGCGGGCCCCCGGCAGTGGCGTCTCCAGG cgCCGGGCAGCGAGCAGGGGGCTGCAGGTGCTGGGCGCCGGGCCCTGCCGGgagagcacccccccccccaagctctcCCGTCGGCCCGGGCAAGGCTGTTCCCAGGTTGCAACGTTTCCAATTCGAGCTCCTCGGGATGAATCATCCCCCTTTCCCGCCGCCTGTCCTCCTTTCCGGCCTCCTCCACCCGAGGCCTCAGTGGCCCGCGTCCCGGACGGAGCAGCACCGCCCCAGCACCTCAGGCCGCTCCAGTTTGGGCCGCCCGGCTTCAGCCCTTCCCGGCCTGTTGCCTAA